The proteins below are encoded in one region of Paraburkholderia aromaticivorans:
- a CDS encoding helix-turn-helix domain-containing protein, with amino-acid sequence MATPAKAIELALQRHRGRPGDAARELSISRTTLYRLLTSHGMQYGDEPDAAE; translated from the coding sequence TTGGCGACGCCGGCCAAGGCGATCGAACTCGCGCTGCAGCGCCATCGCGGCCGCCCCGGCGACGCCGCGCGCGAACTCAGCATCTCGCGCACCACGCTTTATCGTCTGCTCACTTCACACGGCATGCAATACGGAGATGAACCGGACGCGGCGGAATAG